AATAAATTCTCGCTACAGTGTTAAGCATCATAGAGCACAAAAGGCCAAAAAAGTAATTATCAATAACGATATAAAAAAAGATCACAAATAGAATGGAAATTCACACAGGAATATTTTAAGCTACTTACTCAAGAACATGTCGAAAAAAAAGCTTGCTTGCAAGCTTTCGCCCAAATTCAATAGCCTGTTTCACAGTGCAATAACAAACAAAAGAAAAACTTAAAAATGATATTATAATGCTAGAATATGGATGAACTGAGTAATAACATCAGTCTTAAATTTACATTTTCAGGAAATAACAGGTTTTTTAATTCAAAAGGCAAATTAGAAAATAATCAAGTCAATTTGGACCAGGTTACAGTGTAATTTCAAGAGACAGGATAGTAACAGGAAGAGTTCACGTCCTCTAACATCAGCCAGAAAAATGAATTTTACTCCAATAAAAGATTGTAGAAATCCACAAAAAACCACTGGTGGTCAACTACAGCATATATTGACACAAAAAAGCAAATATGAGGACATAAAGGGCCTGATAAATCTTTGAGTATAAAACTTTGTATCCTAGAACTACACGACCCAAAAAAGTTTCATTGAAGGAAAGCAGAAAGCACAACTACAAGTACATAGTGTAAACACACCACAAACACCTGGTAGGCTGCCAATAAATTGACTATGCACATTATGCATGAGATCAAAGGATGTTCCAATCCATCAAAATGTTATAAAACAAGGAGCAGATTCTGAACTATGGGATGGGCTCAAACATCAATGGAAACTCCATGACTTTACAGGAACTACTTGTCTATTTCAAGTCACATTGACAATAAAGTTTTATTTGAAGCTAGATTGTAAAACCAGAAGCAAACCACTACATATTGTTATTTTAGGACTGGTTTTAGATTTCAGACAACTAAGTCTCGGTGCACAGAACTTTAAAACAGGAACATCAGGAATGCCTGAGGCACCTTCAGTTAACTCTGTGATAAACTTAACATGCTCCCAAGGAAATTAGTTCTAAAAAGAAATTCAAAAGCATGCCTAAGAGGCATTAAATCTACACAAATCAGTTTGCTACGCAAATGGCATATTCTATGTAAATTGACCATCTAgcaagacttaaataaattagtGCTTCCAACATAACAAATATTAGGGTTCTTCCACCCTATATGTCTAACAGACCTCTTCCCTCTCCAGGTACTGATCTTCTGATAAGAAATCAATAGCCTCTGAACCTAAAAAACAGTTAGAGAACCTCCGCATCTTATAGAATCGGTCTTTAACAACTATAGATTCTTGCATTTTCCGAACAATAAGAGCTAATTCATCAATGGACCCACTACTGGAAACATCATCTTCACCAGAAAGTGGCGGTAGAGGAGCCTCAAATGCTGGTGCTTCAGTAATCAAATAATCAATCTTCTCTTCAAGCTTGCCAGATTCATCCAAGCCCTTGAGCTCACTTAACCCTCCAATCACAATCTCATTGAAGAATACTTTAGGAACTGCACAAGACCCTGTAAACTTCTCTAGCTCCAACTTTCTACTAGGGTATACATCAATGTTAATCTCAACATATCTAAGCCTTTTATTATACAAGAATAATCTGACCTCTTTACAGTTTTGACACCCTAACCTTGTATAAAGTATAATTCTTCCTTTCATGACTATAGGTTCTGATGGTTCTTCAATGACTCCCACCCCCTGCTCAGTTTTGTTGTCTGCATCAACATTTCGATAACTCATGATATATTTTAGAGGATTCCATGCAGATCTATCTAATGGTTTCTGAGAAGTTTCTGTGGCTTCTTTATCTCTAGCTGAATCTAGAGCCTCCTTGTCTTCATCAGCAGGAAACGGACCAAATTCATCTCTTTTGCCAGAAAGGGCACGAATAAAACTCGTGACAGCAACTACACCTTTCTCCTTGACAAACTTTCGAAGAGCCATAGCCTTCTCAGGCCAAACAGATCCCTCAGATTCAGAATCAGCACCCAAAGAACGGAAAGATGTGCTCCTGTTGGCTTCCATCCCAGGAATCTCTATTCCATCAAAAACAGGATCTGACTCTTCCTTGGCAAGATTGTCCCCCATAGTTAGCTCTGTTCCTTCTTCAGGTTTAGACTCTAAATTCTTACCCTGACCCAAGTCAAACTGTTGAATATCATCATTTAACTTTCCTCCTTGATTTTTAGACTCCATATCTCTACTCTCATCCATCTTGCTCAAGTCACCATGTCCAATACCATCCCCTATCTTATCTCCTTGACATTTGCATTCCAATACACTATTATTGTCAATATTTTCACCAGTGTCATCCTTCCCATCATCTTTTTCTAATTTTGAATCACCCTTGCTGATATCCAGAGATTTCATCTCCTCTGAAAGTGGTGTATGTTCATGTTTCAGAACATCAACAGCATCTTGCTCCAATTTTGCAGAGGTTGGAGATACTGTTATGCTTTTCTCTGTTAATGCCTCCTCCATGATAATGACAACATATAAGGTCTAATACAACTCAACAAAGCATGCTCCTAAATTTTAATCCCCCTTGCTCCAGTAGATAATTAGAATAACAGAAACCTGGAAGAAATGCACACAAGCTTAAGCAATAATGAAGGAACATACATGCTGATCCAATAATAATACAGCAAGctgatagaaaaataaatgaaattgatcttGTAAAAATAGTAAGGGAATTTGAATAATGCAATAATTACTGCAACATTGCTTGATCATGCAAAACCTATTATGCAATAAGCCAGGAAAAAGTTCCAGGGTGTAGAAATCTGTAAAGCAAAGGTCATATTGTTGTCCATAGTACAATGAAAGTTATACAGTTCCACCAAGCAACACCACTACATAGATAGCATTATGATATACATAATTTCATCAggaactttagaaagaggctgcCTCTACTAAACCTCACCTGAACTGATCGCATATATAGACCATGATTGAAACAGTGGCACACAAAAGGCACTCAAAAAGAACTTATTAACGAAAAATGAGTGACCAAGAGACCAAGTTATTGCCCTTACTAGTCAAAATAATTGTTTTCGTCAAAGACTACATCCATATAGAATACTTCAAACTCATgtttcacattcaaacaactataATAAGGAAGACAAATAGGATTTAGCCTAACGAATATAAAATTCGCAAATATTAGAACTTTTCCAAGCATATATTATTGTAAAAAACGGGGAAAAAAAATCAGGTCAGCTACAGAAATCTTGGTCCAGTGAAGACAAATTCTTCCTTCCTTTCCCTAGAAAATAAACGCATGAAGGGGGAAAAAAACTGTTTCGGTTTCATTTCCCCTATTCTCTCAGTATCCAACAAACAGGCAATGAACAAGAATCTCCATTTGACAATATATAAAAAACTATACAAAAACTCTACAATCTCATGTAAACCAAAACAACAATAAGCAAATAGATAATATACTAGCAAACATTAGGGTTTGCCAGAAAATCTACAGAGCGACCGAGGAAGATAACTTACAGATCTGTAGAGATAAGAGATAAGAGGAGCGTTGAAGCGAACAATTGTCGACAAATGAGAGTAAATGGAAGAGAAGATCTGAGAAGTGTTACGTGAAACGGtgagaattaaataaataaaaaaataaaatttaatttttatttttaattgaattgaaACGGTATGATTATGGATGGGGGGAGGGCGATGGGCGATGAGTTGATTTTCAGAGAGGGAGAGAACCAGAGAAAGAGATGAGCGAAAGAAGCGGGAAGTCCGTGGGCTGGAAAAAATGAAAGTGGTGGGTTTGGACTACTGACTTTTGGACCAAACTTTTTTCTTTTATAGATTTGCGGACCATTCGTTTCAACTTTTTTGCAATTTACCCCTTATACTGTGGAGAAATTACTTTTCCGCCCGTATATTATGCCATAATTAAATCCATTAATTTCGGTCCTAAACCAGACCGTGGCGGGCCCTAATCACTGCCACCAATTCTttagaattaaaaaataaataaaaaaaaagttcatCTATTTATGTGGggatcaaaataagaaaatcatGGATGGTCATTCTCACGAGAAAAACGATTACTATTATATAGAacacattaaaaataataaaattaagaaaCTTAGAAAAATATGGAATATTTTAGGGAAAATGGTAGAATAACAATAGATTAGTTCAATCATTAACTTCAATCATGGGTGTGAAGTAGTTGCAGAAACTCTAATTTTTAGTGGAATCGTAGAATGGTAAAGTTcctctagaaaaaaaaaattataatcaataatgaaaattttttacATTAATGGAATGTTATTTATCCATGTTAGATCAATCCCAAACATTTTATTAACTCCAATTTCGTCAAAATTGAAAGTTATGCCAACAATAAATTGACTCGGTAAATGTGTTTGAAATTTATGATCCTCATACATTTTTTCCCATTTTTTTAATGACAAttacaataataattataattttttttagtgtgATTATAAAAAGCTTAAATTCATGTGAAATGAACTTGACGATCATTAGTACACCTATTAATCATAGCTGTCCAATTAACAATATTTCGTTTCAGCATTTCATCAAGCACCTTTCACGCTTTAGTTAATTCCTCTAATTTCAAGTATACGCCAAGTAAATTGTTATCGACACGCGTGATCAATATCCTTAAACACTTTAAAACAATTGTTTATTTCTTGTTAGCGTTCTTTGCCCTCTAACATgactaggggtgagcattcggttcaagtcgaactgaatcgaattaaattttaaaaattgaatcgaatcgaaataggtaaaaaatcgaatcgaatagaATCGAACTGCTTtatttcgattcgatttgatttaaaccgatcggtttgattttttattgattttttaatttagacttaattttcaagttatttgatctaattttaactttggtttgaatctaataaccattaatcaatgaaattaaataattaatatttataaaattaaatataattcataaattttccataaaaataaatcaattcaacaattcagttcgatttagtttgatttgactatataaattactattcggttcggttcggtttaactgatttttttctctttaaaaccgaaccgaaccgaaataatcgaaatttttataatataaaaccgaatcaaaccgatttaattttaaaactgaaccgattgaaccgaattgactaggttcggttcagtttttcagtttgaaccgaattctgctcagccctaaaCACGACCAAAGCCAAAAGTGTATGAAAACCAGAATCAACGAAATGAGTTGCTGATTGAGTATCCTAACACCTTGAAACTCGAAGGCAGAAGTATTGGCCATTGAGAAAGCGGAATTGCATAGTAGAGATAGAATTATTATCGTTATTGCAATAGATGGAATGAAAATCTGAATATTGCTTCTTGTTTTTTAGGATTGTGGTTGTTAAATAGTTGCTTCTTGTTTTGATGACTGTGGTGATTGAATAGCGAGAAGTGAAGGCTGTATAAATAAAGCAGTGTTCAGTGAAAGCACATTAATGAAAGCGTTTTTTCTAGTTAACAAGGTGTATAAAAAAACCGTCCAAatcattaaaactcattaatcTGACCTAATTTTTTTAACGGTTTTCATTTGAGTTACATTAATTATAAGTTAATATCATATAAAACATATTTCAATTATAAAAATTACTACATCATTAAAAACTCGAATCGATGCCTATTAAAAACAATGAATTTTCCAAACACAAAGAAATGGagaaatttatataatatatagagaaatttataaaagtttattattaaaaaaattaatttaaaaatgaatttttaaattatgttagcattatttttttaattaataaataataatagtattcaatttaatgtaaatatatgtaaaaaaaaGTACACATTGAATTATATAGCGTCAAAGATTGAGCGAATGATGAGttacaaaaatattaaaaagtattatacaaattcaaaaaaaaaatatacagcCCAAATTATCAAATTgaattcaatttcaatttattttatcatAAAAGTAGAAgatattaattttgattttaatatattcaaatcgatttaatttatataaatatattgacGCTGAACAAACCGACCCATGAACGCCCACAATGGCTAGTGCAAAAATTTCCAAGTTCTACGCTCTGCAGGCCTGAAAATTTTGAGAGCCGTTGGCGCCTGGCAACCAGTCATTAGTTCTCAAATTTTCGATATTTATTTTCTGAAAAGACAAAATTGCCGTTCCAGGTTTCTTCCTTCACTTGTATGCGACGGTACCCTTTTGACGAAGCTGCAAGCCAAAACCTCCTTCCAGAAGATATCAGAGCGCGAGGCGTTCTACCTGATAAATTTCAATGGAGTTAGCTTCTTCGACTTTCCAATCTccttctcttttcttctttaGATGTCATCTCCAAATCTTAATTTCTCTTCTAAATTCAAAGGCAAGTCGCTCTTCTGAATCTTTTCTCACTTTCTGAATTAGAATAAACTATAAATAAGTTGTGCAAAAATAAGGGTACAGCATAAATCTTTTGTCGATGGATTGCAATTTAAAAATTGGTTGTGTTTATGAAAATTCCAGTTTGCCCGCTGCCAGTTGTTGGGACCAGGCAGCGCAAATCTTCTCCGGCCGTTGTTGTTGGCGGTGCAACTGATGTTTCTAGTGATAAGAAAGGGGAGGAATGGATATTCTCTGATTCTTCTGAACCCACGGCGGTTGGTGATGATTTTTCCGTTCTCTCTGAACAAGAAAAATTTCCATTCACGGAGCATCACAGCATCAATGATTTGGGAGACAaccagaaaatgagattaaacatGCTTATCAAATTGGTATGTGGCTCTCTTTCACTAACTATACCCTCACCCAAAATTTATCAGAATGAACACAGCCTCTCTCAACAATAAGAGCTCACAATGCAGGTCAAAATTGTAGGTCTATCCATGAAATGAATAAAGCAAAAT
This is a stretch of genomic DNA from Hevea brasiliensis isolate MT/VB/25A 57/8 chromosome 12, ASM3005281v1, whole genome shotgun sequence. It encodes these proteins:
- the LOC110647284 gene encoding uncharacterized protein LOC110647284 isoform X2, which gives rise to MSSPNLNFSSKFKVCPLPVVGTRQRKSSPAVVVGGATDVSSDKKGEEWIFSDSSEPTAVGDDFSVLSEQEKFPFTEHHSINDLGDNQKMRLNMLIKLQLPETLKM
- the LOC110647284 gene encoding uncharacterized protein LOC110647284 isoform X4, encoding MSSPNLNFSSKFKVCPLPVVGTRQRKSSPAVVVGGATDVSSDKKGEEWIFSDSSEPTAVGDDFSVLSEQEKFPFTEHHSINDLGDNQKMRLNMLIKLATGGYF
- the LOC110647284 gene encoding uncharacterized protein LOC110647284 isoform X1; the encoded protein is MSSPNLNFSSKFKVCPLPVVGTRQRKSSPAVVVGGATDVSSDKKGEEWIFSDSSEPTAVGDDFSVLSEQEKFPFTEHHSINDLGDNQKMRLNMLIKLVCGSLSLTIPSPKIYQNEHSLSQQ
- the LOC110647284 gene encoding uncharacterized protein LOC110647284 isoform X6, translating into MSSPNLNFSSKFKVCPLPVVGTRQRKSSPAVVVGGATDVSSDKKGEEWIFSDSSEPTAVGDDFSVLSEQEKFPFTEHHSINDLGDNQKMRLNMLIKLMLERC
- the LOC110647284 gene encoding uncharacterized protein LOC110647284 isoform X5, translating into MSSPNLNFSSKFKVCPLPVVGTRQRKSSPAVVVGGATDVSSDKKGEEWIFSDSSEPTAVGDDFSVLSEQEKFPFTEHHSINDLGDNQKMRLNMLIKLLTHDS
- the LOC110647276 gene encoding uncharacterized protein LOC110647276; this translates as MEEALTEKSITVSPTSAKLEQDAVDVLKHEHTPLSEEMKSLDISKGDSKLEKDDGKDDTGENIDNNSVLECKCQGDKIGDGIGHGDLSKMDESRDMESKNQGGKLNDDIQQFDLGQGKNLESKPEEGTELTMGDNLAKEESDPVFDGIEIPGMEANRSTSFRSLGADSESEGSVWPEKAMALRKFVKEKGVVAVTSFIRALSGKRDEFGPFPADEDKEALDSARDKEATETSQKPLDRSAWNPLKYIMSYRNVDADNKTEQGVGVIEEPSEPIVMKGRIILYTRLGCQNCKEVRLFLYNKRLRYVEINIDVYPSRKLELEKFTGSCAVPKVFFNEIVIGGLSELKGLDESGKLEEKIDYLITEAPAFEAPLPPLSGEDDVSSSGSIDELALIVRKMQESIVVKDRFYKMRRFSNCFLGSEAIDFLSEDQYLEREEAIEFGRKLASKLFFRHVLDENLFEDGNHLYCFLDDDPIVSSQCYNIPRGIIEAKPKPIIEIASRLRFLSYAIFEAYTSEDGKHVDYRTIHGSEEFARYLRIIQELQRIEFQDISREEKLAFFINLYNMMAIHAILILGHPGGALERRRLFGDFKYVIGGCTYSLSAIHNGILRANQRPPYNLMKPFSANDKRSKAALPYPEPLIHFALVSGTRSGPALRCYSPANIDEELMDSARNFLRGGGFTIDLDAKVAYVSAILKWYSVDFGKNEVEVLKHASNYLEPANSEALLELLASGQLKVIYQPYDWGLNL
- the LOC110647284 gene encoding uncharacterized protein LOC110647284 isoform X3, which translates into the protein MSSPNLNFSSKFKVCPLPVVGTRQRKSSPAVVVGGATDVSSDKKGEEWIFSDSSEPTAVGDDFSVLSEQEKFPFTEHHSINDLGDNQKMRLNMLIKLLPETLKM